CGTCAGCAATATTTATGTTCCGTGCTTCTCGTGTGAGAAAACATGACAGGTAGAGGGGACGGGAGCTCGGAGCGCGGTGCGGTCGAGGCCTTCGAGGCGGCGAACGGGGTGGGCGACGCCGGAGGCGACGTGGAGGCGGCCACCGAGGTGCTTCGCTGCTCGCCCGACGAGCGGGCCGAGCGGGGGGTCTCCGACGACGACGTGCGGGCGGCGTTCCTGACGGTCGTCCGGGAGGGCGACGCCGACGCGAAGGACTTGCGGGGCGTCGAACTGCCGGCCATCGAACTGGACCGGCTGACCGTGGACGGGGCCGACCGCCACCCGGTCGACCTCCGGGGGGCGACGGTCGCGTCGTTGTCGGCGCGGTTCGCGACGATCCGCCTGCCGCTCCGGCTGGACGACGCGACGCTCGGCGACGTGACCTTCGACGAGGCCCACGTCGAGGAGGCGGTCCTCGCCGACGGCGCGACCGTCACCGGCGACTTCGAGGCCTTCGAGGCGAGGTTCGCCGGCGACGTAGAGTTCGACGGCGCGACCTTCGAAGGTCGGTTCGACGTCGACGAGTCGACGTTCGCCAACGACGTGACGTTCGACGGCGCGACCTTCGATGGAGTCGTCGAGGCCCGGGCTGCCGAGTTCTACGGCGACTCGAATCTCCTCGACGACAACACGAGCTTCACCGGCGCCACCTTCGCGGACCTGGCGGACTTCCGGCAGGCCGAGTTCGGCTTCACCCACTTCGAGCGAGCGACCTTCGCCGACGAGGCGAACTTTCAGGAGGCCAGCTTCGACGGCGACGCCGAGTTCGACGAGGCGGTCTTCGAGGCGTTCGCCGACTTCGACGAGGCCCGCTTCGGCGGCGACACCGGGTTCGCCGACGTGGCCTTCACCGGCGACGCCGATTTCCGCGGGGCGGCCTTCTCCGGCCGCGAGCGCGCGCTCGACGAGGACGCCACTTTCGCCGGCTCGACGTTCGGCGGCGACGCCGACTTCCGCCACGCCCGCTTCCGGTTCGTCACCTTCGCCGAGGTGGCCTTCGAGGGGCGCGTACACTTCGAGGAGGCGGAGTTCGACGCCGACGCGACGTTCGCCGACGCTCGCTTCGCGGCCGAGACGGACTTCGACGAGGCGCGGTTCCGGGAGGACGCCGACTTCTCGGCGGTCGAGTTCGCCGCCCGCGCCGTCTTCCGCGGCGCGGAGTTCACCGGCGGCGCCAACTTCCTGGAGGACGACCTGACCTTCGAGGGCGCCCACTTCGGCGCCGACGCCGACTTCCACAACGCCGAGGTCACGTCGGCGAACTTCGTCGACACCACCTTCGGCGGCGAGATCGACTTCAGCGGCGCCAGCTTCTCCGAGCGCATCGACTTCGAGGCCAGCCAGGTCGACGGCGACGCCTGGGTCGATTTCACCCGCGCGAAGATCGTCTCCGGCCGCATCGCCCAGCCCGCCGAGAACTGGGTGCGCTACGACCTGACCCTCGCGAGTCTGGGCGACGTGGAGTTGGTCGCCGCGGCCGACGAGGACCACCGTCGCCTGCTGGATTTCTTCCGGTTCTGTCGCACTGAGTTCACCGAGTTCGACGGCCACGAGTTCGACTTCAGCGCCCACCGGGAGTACCTCGACCGCAACGCCTGGGCGATCCACGAGTTCCACGAACCGCCCGACGCCGACCCCGACTACGAGCTGGCGATGACGCCCGAGGTGACCGAGACCACCTACCTCAAGGCCAAACAGAGCGCCGCCGCCGTCGGCGACATGAAGGTCGCCGGCGAGTTCCGCGTCAAGCGCCAGCAGTACAGCCGCGCGAAGAACCTCGAAGTCGCCCGCGACGACTCGGCCGCGACGTGGACCCGGACCAAGAACCTCGGCCGCGCCGCCGAGAACTACTTTCTCGGGGTCACCTGCGGCCACGGGATGCGGCCCATCCGGATCGGCTTCGCGTTCGTCCTCGCGCCGCTGCTGTACGTGCCGTTCTACGCGTTCGGCGGCGGCCCGTTCCTGACCGCGGCGGGCCAGCTGTCCGTCGCGGAGGCGTTCACGACGGACGGGCTGGCGACGCTGTTCGACGTGGCCCGCTTCAGCTACATCTCCTACACCACCATCGGCTACGGCTTCCTCGGCCCCGAGGGCCGGCTCGCCGAGGTGCTGGCCGCCAGTGAGGCGTATCTCAGCGTCGTCCTCTCGGCGCTGCTCGTCTACGCGCTGGTCAAGCGCTCGGAGATGTGAGCGGGGGTGGTCCCCCGGGTCGCCGTGAGCCCGTGCCGTTCAGACGAGTTCCTCGCCGTCGACGAGGTATCGCTCGGCCACGTCGAAGTCGATCTCGATCCCGAGACCGGGCCCCTCGGGGAGGTCGATCTGGCCGTCCTCGATGACGTCGCCGTCCTCGCCGGTGCGGGAGACCAGGTCCTCGAACCACGGCACGTCGAAGGCGTGGTACTCCAGGGCGACGAAGTTCGGGACCGAGGCGGCGGCGTGGGCGGCCGCCACGGTTCCGACCGGGCCCTGGATGTTGTGAGCGACGATGGGCACCCCTTCCAGGTCACAGAGCGTGGCGATCCGCCGGAAGTCACGGAGCCCGCCGCAGTTGTGCGGGTCCGGCGCGGCCACGTCCAGCCCCTCCGCGTCGAGCATCTCTTTGAACTCGCCGGGGTCCCGGAGGTTCTCGCCGGTCATGATCGGGCAACTGGTCGCTTCCCGGACCCGGCGGTGGGCGTCGTACTTCCGGGGGGGCACTGGGTCTTCGAGCCACCCCAAGTCGTACGGTTCGAGTTCGTTCGCGAGTCGCGTGGCGGTCTCGACGGTGAAGTTCCAGTGCAGGTCGAAGCCCAGGTCCACGTCGTACCCGATCTCCTCGCGGACGGCCTCGACGAGCGAGGCCTTGTGTTCGATGGCGGCGTTGTCCAGCCGGCGGGCGGCGGTGTCCACGTCGGCGTGGGTGCGCACGTCCAGATCGAATTTCAGCGCGTCGAAGCCCGCGTCGACGACCTCGCGGGCGGCCTCGGCGTACGACTCCGGTGTGTAGACCTCGCGGGGGTCGACCGTGCCGGACTGGGCCTCGCCGAGCGACTCGCCGCCGTGAGTGTCGCAGTACACCCGGACCGCGTCCCGGTACTTTCCGCCCAACAACTCGTAGACGGGGACGTCAAGCACCTTGCCCTTGATGTCCCACAGCGCCATCTCGACGCCGGGGCCGGGCTCCCACATCACGTCGCGCACCCGCTCGATATCGAGGGGGTTCTGTCCTTCGAGGCGTCCGGGGTCGTTCGGGCCGTCGCCGTGGACCTCGCCGTAACCGACGATTCCGGCGTCGGTCTCGACTTTTACGATCCCCCACGGGAAGTTCCCCTGCAGGACCATCGTCGAGACGTCGGTGATCGCGAGGTCGCGCTCGGGCGGGCGGTGGGTCTCGTCGGTGGTGAAATCCATCCACGGGACGCCGCCGCCCGGTGGGATGACGTACTCGGGTGTGTCGTCGTCTGTCATGCGTGAGTCCATGACGGGGGACCGGACGAAAACTGTGGCGGCGGCCGGTCGGCGCTCGTCGGTCGGCGCTCGCCAGTCACACTACTTCGGCGACGAACTCGCGGAACTCCCGTTCGACTTCCTCGGCGATGTCAGGCGTGATCCAGCCGGAGACCCAGTTCATGTTCGCAGCGTGGAACACGAGCACGTAGAGGCGCCGTCGCGCCTCGAACGCCGCATCGTCGGGGAGCCGTCCGACCGCCCGGTACCCCTCGTACAGCGCGGAGCGGATGAGGCCCCGTCGCTTCGAATCGAGCGACGTCAGCCCACACAGACCCTGCTCGGCGCAGGCGAGGTCGTACTCCGGGTCAGTCGTGCGAGCGAGTCCCCAGTCCAGCAGGCCGGTCACTGTCTGCGACTCGCGGTTGACGGCCAGGTTCCCGAGATTGTGGTCGATCCGGGCGAGCACAGGCGACCCCGAGAGGTCGAGACGCCGCTGGCGTCGGTCGATCGCCGCTCGAAGGTCGGGTACGATATCGTCGAATCGGCCGTCCGCGAGTCCGTCGAGCATCCGCTCGGCCGTCGCCGCCAGTTGCGCTTCCCACGAATCGCGCGGGTCGTCGAGCGCCAGCTCGTACTCCCGGGCCAGCGGTCGCGTCCCGCCTAGGTCGGCAGTATCGGCGCGTCCGGCGTCGACGACCGGGCCGAAACCGTCGAACGCGTCGAGGTCGTGGACCTCGGCGAGCGCCCGCCCCACCTGTCGGGCGTAGTCGGCCATCTCGTCGTCGGGGATTTCCGACGCGTCCGCCGGAAGCGGGGCGCCGTCGGCTCGCTCCATGAGAAAGAAGGGGGTCGACAGGTCCGACTGGCCGTCGACGACGCCGTACACCTCCGGGACGGGGACGGTCGTCTCGCCGCCGAGCAAGCGGAGGAGCTTCGCCTCGGCCGCGAGGTTTCCGCCCCCGCTCTCGTCGTCGGTCGCCTTGAGAACGCACTCGCGGACGCCGTCGCCCGTATCGACCGCGAGAGCGACCGTCAGGTTGCCGCCGTCGTCGATCTCGGTCGCTTCGCGGACTGTCCAGTCGGTCTCGACCGCGGCGACCATCCGGTCGACCGCGATGTCGCCGGTCTCGTCTCCCTTCGGTACCTGTTCGTCCCCAGCCACGAGGGGGTCGACACTCGGCCGACAGTTAGGTTTTCTCCTGATCGATCTTGGCTGCACACGGGCAGATACGCCGACTACGGGACGGTCGGATGCCAACTCGCCGGTGATGTCGCCGTGAAGGCCCGACGATTTACGTAGATACGCACACGGCTGTTATCGATGACCACCAAGACGATCTCGCTCGCCGAGGAGGCGTACGAGCGCCTCGCGGCGGAGAAGCGCGAGGGAGAGAGCTTCAGCGACGTGGGGAAGCGTTTGGTGGGCGAACGATCGTGGACGGAGGTCGCCGGTATCTGGAGCGACGGAACCGACGAGGTCGAGGCAGCGATCGAAGACGGTCGCGTCCGCTCGCGGTCTCGTCGTGAGCGTCTCGGCGACGATATCGACGACGTCGTGTACGGTACGCCCGAAGAATGAGTCGGCGATCCGCGACGCCGCTGTTCGTGAACATCAGCGCCTTCTACGCGCACTTCGTGGAGAACGCGCCCCGTCACGAGACCGTACGGGCGGTGTTCGACGGGATCCGGTCCGGCGACCTGCCGTATCGACCGCTCGTGACGTCGAGTTACGTCGTCTCCGAACTCGCGACGCTGTTACTCCGGAAGACGACTCACGCGACGGCGAGCGTCCATCACAGCCACAGGACCTCCCGCAACCGCAGTCCCCGTCGGTCGACCAACTCGCGTCCGGAACGCTCGGGATCGGTTCGTCGCTGCCCCCGTCGGTCAGCAATCGCGAGTCGTCGCGGTCGGCATCGTCGCGCTCGTCGGGATCGCGTCCGTCCTCGGCGAGTTCGGGCGCCGCGTCGGCGGGCGCGACCTGTTGATGTTCGGTCCCCTCGTCGTCCGGCGCGCAGTCGCACCGGTGGCAGTCCCGCGGGTCAGTTCCCACGGGCGACGCCTCCCGAGACGTTCGCGTCGGTCCGCTGCATAACCGTTCGCAAGCGGTCGTTCCCGACGCGACGAGTCCACTCGTAGAACCGCTCGCCGTCGTCGCGTTCGTCGACGTAGGCCGCGAACAGCGCCTCGATGGCCGGGATCACCGCATCGGCGGGCACCGCGGTCTCGACCCAGTCGAGGAACTCGTTGTCCGACCCCAGCGAGCCGCCGAGGCCGAAGTGCATGGCCTCGACGATGTTGTCCTCGTCTTCGTTGGTGGTGCCCTCGGGGTCGTCGACGTCGACCGTCTCGCCGCCGAAACCGATGTCGGCGATCTGCGGCTGGGCGTCGAAACACTCGTGACCGTCGAGGCCAGCGACCGGACAACCGAGGACGTTTCGTGCGGAGTCACCACACCCCTGGATCGTCGTCAGGTCGACCTCGTCGTATCTCGCCCAGATTTCGGGCACGTCCTCGAGCTCGATCCAGTGCATCTGTACGTCCTGGCGGGTCGTAACGTCGAGGAAGGCGTCGCCCCAGACGGCGTTTTGCTCCTCGCCGCCGGACTCCTCGAGCGCGGTGGCGTACTCCGCCGCCACCTCGCCGATCACCTCTGCCTGCTCGGGCGTGAGCCGGCCACCGGGGACCGTGGTCCGCATCGTGAAGTAGCCGTCGTGAACGCCGTGGCCGTACATGCCGGCCCACTTCAACCGCTCCCACTCGCCCTCGCCGGCCCGCTGCTCGATCTCTTCGAACGACAGCCCCTCCGCGGCGTAGGCCTTCACGTCCTCGACCACGTCCAACGGGTGTTTCTCCTGTTTCCACTCTTCGACCGCGTTCACGGTGACCACCTCTCGGTGCCGAGTGCGGGCCTGTCACCGCTCGGCCTGGCAGCGTTCATGGCCGATCCCTCCGTGTACCGCGGGCCGGTCTGTTCCTGACGTACATCTCCTGTCTCCCGTCGCGCGACGACCGCGTGCGTGACGTCAGTTCACACGACCCGTGGTTCTGTAGCTCACCGTGTCGGTCAGCGCTGCCACGGCTGCGCGAAACCCCACTTAGATTGCCGCTATCAGGGACGCCCTGTGGCGTCGGTGTCTCCGCTGCGTCGGCACTAGCGGCCGTCCAGTCGAGGTCGGTGCCCGATCGGCCGGCCCGTCGTCGTGTCATGTGACCGAATAACTCGTCTCACCCCGTCACCAGGGTGTATTCCGGGGGTTTTCCGGTGTTCCGAGGGCGGCCGAACCGGATCATGTTGCCTGTTTGCGGCAGCGACGGCGAAGGGTGCGCCGAAGTTCGTCCTTATGTGGGCCGGAGTCTTGTGATCGGACAACCGAATGAGCGACTCCGAGAACGTGCAGGTGGCCGAGGAAGAGCAGGTCGAACCGGACGACGAACGCGAGGTCGACACCTCGCACCTCGACGGCGTCGAGGACGGCTGTGGCTGCGCCGAGGTGTGGGAGCACCTCTCCGACGAGCGCGACGAGTAGGCCGGACGTTCGTCCGCCGGCGGTGCGAACTGGTTCTACGAGAGTGGTTACTGCGTACCGTGTGCCGGCGGCGATTCTGCTGGAGGACACGGTCGAGTCCGCCGAGCGGACGGTCGTCGACGACGAGGGACGGGTCGGCGCCGCCCGTTGACGGAGCGACTACTCCTCGCCGAGGAGCTGGTCGACGATGTCCTCCGGGTCGAACGGGTCGAGGTCGCCGTAGTCCTGGCCAGTCCCGAGAAAGAGGATCGGCTTGCCAGTGACGTGGGCGATCGAGATGGCCGCGCCGCCCTGCGGGTCGGCGTCGGCCTTCGTCAGCACCGCGCCGTCGATCTCGGCGGCGTCGTCGAACTCGCGGGCGCGGTTGACGGCGTCCTGACCGGCGACGGCCTCGTCGACGAACAGCGTCATGTCCGGGTCGATGACCCGGTCGATCTTCGAGAGCTGGTCCATCAGCCCGTCGGAGGTGTGGAGTCGACCGGCCGTGTCGCCCAGCACCACGTCCACGTCGTTGGCCTTCGCGTACTCGACGGCGTCGTAGATGACCGCGGCGGGGTCCGACCCCTGCTCGTGGGAGATGACCCGCTTGTCGAGCGCCTCGGCGTGTTGCTGGAGCTGCTCGTTGGCGCCGGCGCGGTAGGTGTCGCCGTTGGCCAGCACCGTCGACTGCCCGCGCTCTTCGAAGTACCGCGAGAGCTTGGCGATCGTCGTCGTCTTCCCGACGCCGTTGACGCCGGTAAAGATGATGACCACCGGCGCGTCGGCCTCGGCGACCCGCTCGTCGAAGTCGAACTGTCCGACGCTGATCACGTCGTACAGCGCCTCGCGCAGCGCGTCCCGGACGAGGTTGCCCGTCGAGGACAGCCGCCGACGCGTGTCGCCGACGAGGTTCTGTTCGACGCCGTCGAGGATCTCCTGTGCGACCCCCATCTCCACGTCGCTCTGGAGCAACGCGAGTTCCAGATCGTCGAGGTGGTCCTGCAGGTCGTCCTCGTCGATGACCGTCTTGCCGGTCGCGAACAGCTTCGCCCGCTCGCCGAGGCTCCGGCCGTCGTCCTCGTCTTCGTCCGCATCGGCGTCCTCGACGTCTTCCCCGGATCCGGCTTCCTCGGCGTCACCAGCCTCGGTCGGTCCGTCGGCGTCAGACGGCTCCGGGTCGGGTTCGGCCGGCTCGGCGGCTTCGGCGTCCGCCGCGTCCGCTTCGACCGACGCTTCGTCGGTCGCCTCGGCGGACGCGTCGCTAGCTTCGGCCTCGTCGGGTTCGGCTCCGTCGGCTTCCTCGTCGACCGCTTCCTCGTCGACGTCCTCCTCGACGTCGTCGCTGAAGCGGCCGAGTTTCTCTTTCAGTCCGTCGAACATCGGGCCTTACTCGTCGTCCTGCTGCTGCATCTGCTGCATCTGCTGCATCTGCTGTTGCTGCATCTGCTGGGCCTGCTGTTCGAGCTCCTCGCTCTCGGTCTCCAGCTCGGCGATGTCCGAGCGGATCTCCTCGACGCGCTCGTCGAGCGTGTCCTGCTTGTTCTCGAGGATGTCGACGGCGTCGTCCTGCTCCTGCTCGGCGGCGTAGCCGGCGCCGAACTCGACGATGACCTCGTCGATGTCCTGGATCTCCGCGCGGAGGAACGCGTCGCCGCCCAGCGGCACCTGCACGGTGTCGCCGGATTCGATGGCTTCGATGGCCTCCATGGCCTCGTTCATCTCCTGTTTCTCGTCCTGAAGGCCCTCGATCTCCGCTTCCATGGCCTCGATCTGCTCCTCGATCTGCTCGATCTCCTGGGCGATCTGCTGGAGTTGCTGCTGGCCGCCGCCGCCGCCACCGAGGCTCATGCGTCGACCCCCTCGATCTCGACCTGCGTACGCTTGAGTCCGTGCTTCGAGCCGAACTCCGCGAGGACGTGCTCGCGCGCGACGTTCTCGTTTACCGCCTCGATCTCCTTCTCGAAGGGCTGCCAACCGTCTCGGGCGCTCCACTGCCCGGTGACTGTGAACTCACTCATGTGTCCCGCTGGGAGAGCGAGCGGGAAGTACCTTCCGCAACGAACTCTCGCCGCCGTCGCCGCGTCCGTCGGACACCGACTGCGCCGGTCGGCACTGCTGCCGTGCGAGGAGGAACTGGTGGGCGTACTCGTCGCTCTCCGGGGGGAAGGAACGTGGCTCGGCGGGCGGTCGGCGGCGACCGCCGACGGGCTAGTCGATGTAGCCCAGCGCCGATTCGATACGACCCAGTTCCGGGCCGGTGGTGTCCTGGCCGACGACGTAGCCGTGGTCGTTGGCGACCAGGCCCGAGCCGACCAGCGGGGCGCCGTAGTTGACGGTGCCGATGTCGGCGGGCACGTCCAGTAGGTCCTCGAGGAAGTCGAGCTCGGCGTCGGTCGCGTCGGGGTGACAGAGCACGCCGTCGTTGGTCGCGACCGCCGCGGTGCCGACGGTGCGCGACCCGGCGAAGACGCCCTGTTCGACGGGCACGTCCAGCCCGTCTTCGACCGCGCGGACGGCCGACTCCGAGAGGTCCGGGTGGACGTACGCACCGCTGTCGTTGGCGAGGACGACGTTGCCGGCGGCGTTGATCCGGCCGGGGAGTTCGGCGATCGGGAGCCCGGTCGCCTCGGCGATCGCCTCGCGCTCGCGATCGCGGACGCGGCTGCTGACGAGCAGCCCGTTTTCGTTGCCGGTCGCCAGCGCGCCGACGGTGCCCGAGCCGCCGACCGTCGTCGGGACGGCCGGGACGTCGAGTTCGTCGGCCAGGCCCTCGCGGAGCTCGTCGTCCACGTCCGGGCGGACGAGCAGACAATCGTCTGTCGCGCGTGCGAAGACGCCGACGTACGCCGAACCGGAGAAGGCCGCGCGGAGCAAGTCTACTCTGCGGTCTCGGCTTCGACGACGTGCTCGCCGTCTTCCTCGAAGCGGGCGGCGCGAACGCGCAGCTTGCGCGGCGGGTTCGAGCGGCCGTTGGCCCACACGGCCTCGTTGACCGAGGGGTCCAGACGGATGGCGTCGCCGTCGACGGCGAAGTGCTTGGCGAGGTGCTCGCGGACGATGGACATGGCCTTGTCGGCCTGCTCGTCGTTCGGCGCGGCCTTCACGTCGCGGAGCGGGACGGTCACGACCCGCTCCTCGAAGTCTCCGGCGCTCATTCGTCCGTGTCGCTACGGCGCCAGTGACGCCGCTTCGGGTTGCGTTCGACGTTTCGGTCCGTCTTGAGCATGACCCACGGCGGAACGCGCGTGTTCTGGCGCTCGAGTTTCCCCAGGCGCTTCTTCTTGGATTTCGACTTCTTACCCATAGTGTCACCCCCTTCCGCCCCGGCGCTTAAATTCCTGTTCCTTTTGCCCGCGACCGCTCACCGCCCGACCACGACGCCGTACCCGTCCACTCGATCCGTGTGAGTGCGAGCAGATCGGGTGAACGTGAGGACGAGCGGATCAGGCGAACGCGAGCGGGACCATCACGAGCACGCCGGCGGCGATCCCGCCGAGGAGTTCTCGGCGGCCGCCACCGGGCAGGTCCGAACCGCGTTCCAGCGCCTCGGGCACGAACTCGGTTGCGACGAGGTACACCATCGCGCCCGCGGCGAACCCGAAGCCGAAGGGGAGAAACTGCTCGGCCAGCGTCACGAAGTAGTAGGCGATCACGGCCCCCAGCGGCTGGGGCAGGCTGGAGAAGACGGCCCACCACGCCATCCGCCACTCGCTGACGCCCATCGACCGCAGCGGGATGGAGATCGCCACGCCCTCCGGAACGTTGTGGATCGAGATGGCGACGGTCATGAACACCGCCAGAACCGGCAGCGTCAGGCCCCCGAACGCGACCGTCGCCAGGCTCGGGTCGTCGATCCCCAGCTCGGCGAAGGAGACGCCCACCGCGACACCTTCCGGAAAACTGTGGACCGTCAGGATCCCGAGGATGAGCACCAGTTTCCGGAAGTCGGCCTGTTCGTAGTCCTTGGCGTCGAACTCCGCGTCTGCCAGCAGTTCGTGGGCGACGATCACCAGCAGGACGCCGACGAGCACGCCCGGTCCGATGGCGATCGCGGCGTCGACGAGCCCCCCGTCGACGACCGCCAGCCCTTCCCTGATCAGCCCGAACAGCGACGCCGCGACCATGATACCCGAAGCCAGCCCCCACAGCACCACGTTCCACCGCTCGGAGATGTCCTCGACCAGGAAGAATGGGACCGCGCCCAGCCCCGTCGCCAGCGCCGTCAACAGCCCCGCGACGAACACCAGCGCGAGATTCCCGAACTCGACCATTCCTAGTCGGCACTACGCCGACCGCGTCCTTAAGAGTTATCACGAATCTGATTGTTTTTGGGAGACCTAAAGCGGACGGGTGGCGTAAATCGGAGGGAGACGGGACGGTTTCCGCCGTCGGACACGGCGTGTCACGTCGTGATCAATGGCCCTTATATCCATTATGAACGGTCGAACACCTATGCGGTGAAGTATAAATACTGGTTCGCGAAATAAAACCGTATGTCAACGACCGAGACGCGCACGACCGACGTGAAGGCGGCCGACGGGGAGACGGGGGCGCGCCCCCACCGAATCGTGAATCCGATGGGCGCGACCGGCCGGATGACCGTCGAGACGCCGGAGGGGACCGAGCGGACGGTCGTCGGCTGTCTGGACGGCCTCGTCGCGGGTCGACTCGACGGGGTGGCGCCCGGTTCGACCGTCCGGATGGAACTCTCGCCCGCCGCCGACGGCGAGGGATACGTCGCCGCGCGCGTCCTGCCCGGTGGTCTCCCCGCGCTGTAGTTCCGGCCGCTCACGCCTCGACGCTCCGCTACAGCGGAAGTCGCTCGACGGTGTCGTACGTCGGCCCGTCGGGCCCCAGCACGCTCTCTTTCACCCGTATCTCTTCGACCGCGAGCCGCCCCACGCCGGGGTCGTCCTCGCGGACCCGTTCCTGTACGAGTTCCTTCCCGCCCGCGTGGTCCATCCGCCCGATCGTGACGTGGGGGGTGAAGTCGTGGTCCTCGGCGTCGAAGCCCATCGTCGTCGTCCGCTCCTCGACGGCCTCGTGCAGGCGCGTCAGCTCTTCACCCCCAGAGCGGGTTCCGACCCAGACCACGCTGATGTAGTCGAGACTCGGGAACACACCCAGCCCGCCGAACTCGCACTCGAAGGGGTCGACACCCGCGTCGTCGACTGCCGACGCGAGTTCGTCGGTGAGGTCGTCGAGTCGGTCGGGGTCAGTGTCACCGAGGAATTTGAGCGTGACGTGGGCCCCCTCGGGGTCGACGAAGTTCAGTCCCGATGCGCCCGAAAACCGGTCCTGGACGGCCGCGATCCCGTCGGCGAGCCCGTCGAGGTCGACGCTGACGAACAGTCGGTTGCCCATGCTCGCCCTCGACTCGCGTGCGCCTTCAGCGTTCGGTGGCTCGGCCCCCGACGCACGGTGTAGGGCAGGTACTTAGCGGTGCGGTTGGCGCGTGCTGTCGCGCGCTTTCATGCGCGCGACGAAGCCGCGCGAGGGATGAGCGAACGGAGTGAGCGAATCGGCTGGGGAGGCTCGTGGCGTCTGCGGTGCTGTGCGCTCCTGGCGGACTGAAAGGGCGAGGTGCGCTCGCGTTTGCGTGGTCGTCTGAGCGGGCACTATCCGCGCGGGCGGTGCTGAGAGCGCGGATATCCCGTCTCAGCGACCGCGAGCGGACCGAGGGCTTTCATCATCCGTTGTCGACCGGACTCGAGTCGATTCAGAGCGAGCGGACCGAGGGCTTTCATCATCCGTTGTCGACCGGACTCGAGTCGATTCAGAGCGAGCGGACCGAGGGCTTTCATCGTCCGTTGTCGTCTGCAGTCGCGTTCACTCGAGAGCGTTCCACACCGAATCGAACAGAAACCACCGCGACAACACACACACACGAACCGGGCGCGTCGACGGGAACCCGCTACGACGGGCTGACGGTGATCGTCTTGCCGCGGT
This DNA window, taken from Halosimplex litoreum, encodes the following:
- a CDS encoding 50S ribosomal protein L39e, whose product is MGKKSKSKKKRLGKLERQNTRVPPWVMLKTDRNVERNPKRRHWRRSDTDE
- a CDS encoding ZIP family metal transporter yields the protein MVEFGNLALVFVAGLLTALATGLGAVPFFLVEDISERWNVVLWGLASGIMVAASLFGLIREGLAVVDGGLVDAAIAIGPGVLVGVLLVIVAHELLADAEFDAKDYEQADFRKLVLILGILTVHSFPEGVAVGVSFAELGIDDPSLATVAFGGLTLPVLAVFMTVAISIHNVPEGVAISIPLRSMGVSEWRMAWWAVFSSLPQPLGAVIAYYFVTLAEQFLPFGFGFAAGAMVYLVATEFVPEALERGSDLPGGGRRELLGGIAAGVLVMVPLAFA
- the thpR gene encoding RNA 2',3'-cyclic phosphodiesterase: MGNRLFVSVDLDGLADGIAAVQDRFSGASGLNFVDPEGAHVTLKFLGDTDPDRLDDLTDELASAVDDAGVDPFECEFGGLGVFPSLDYISVVWVGTRSGGEELTRLHEAVEERTTTMGFDAEDHDFTPHVTIGRMDHAGGKELVQERVREDDPGVGRLAVEEIRVKESVLGPDGPTYDTVERLPL